Proteins from one Methanobacterium sp. Maddingley MBC34 genomic window:
- a CDS encoding HIT family hydrolase, diadenosine tetraphosphate hydrolase gives MDIECPYCEKLVDYNFGDPLLETDHWIVFLAPNQSNLATCVVALKRDQKTLTGLSKEEWDDFIILLESMEKAVKTAFDATLFNWGCLMNTFYLEDKPEPHLHWHFIPRYRHPVKFAGCTFEDPHFGYMRPRPPKNISPDVRAKIADKIRKFI, from the coding sequence ATTGAGTGTCCTTACTGCGAGAAACTGGTTGATTACAACTTTGGAGATCCCCTTCTGGAGACTGATCACTGGATTGTGTTTCTGGCTCCCAACCAGAGTAATCTGGCCACCTGTGTGGTGGCACTGAAACGTGACCAAAAAACCTTAACCGGCCTTTCAAAGGAAGAGTGGGATGATTTTATTATACTCTTGGAAAGCATGGAGAAGGCAGTTAAAACTGCATTTGATGCCACTCTCTTTAACTGGGGTTGCCTTATGAACACCTTTTACCTTGAAGATAAGCCTGAACCACATTTACATTGGCATTTCATTCCCCGTTACAGGCATCCAGTTAAATTTGCTGGTTGCACCTTTGAGGATCCTCATTTTGGTTATATGCGTCCCCGACCACCAAAAAACATATCTCCAGATGTTCGTGCTAAAATAGCAGATAAAATAAGAAAATTTATTTAA